Proteins encoded together in one Carassius auratus strain Wakin chromosome 32, ASM336829v1, whole genome shotgun sequence window:
- the LOC113051586 gene encoding GTP-binding protein RAD isoform X2, with product MTLNKGDKLRNMDKRRGSMPFPLHLQNLHRRSMPVDDRELRSMPEAQPTELASLMRFSPEEEHRSSCVSDSSDSVISSGSDSDGQVYKVVLLGEHGVGKSSLARIFGGVEDSNDCEETGNTYDRSLVVDDEETSILLYDIWEQDNSQWLKDQCMRMGDAYIIVYSVTDKSSFEKASELRIQLRRARQSENIPIILVGNKSDLVRSREVSVDEGSACAVVFDCKFIETSASLHHNVHDLFEGIVRQIRLRKDSKEENARRMANCKRRESISKKAKRFLGRMVARKNKKMAFRQKSKSCHDLSVL from the exons ATGACCTTAAACAAAGGAGACAAGTTGAGGAACATGGACAAGAGGAGAGGTAGCATGCCGTTTCCCCTCCACCTGCAGAACCTGCACAGAAGGAGCATGCCCGTGGACGACCGAGAGCTGCGCTCGATGCCCGAGGCTCAGCCCACCGAGCTGGCCAGCCTCATGCGCTTCAGTCCCGAAGAGGAGCACAGGAGCAGCTGCGTGTCCGACTCCTCCGACTCCGTCATCTCGTCCGGCAGCGACTCAGACGGACAGGTCTACAAGGTGGTGCTCCTGGGCGAGCACGGCGTCGGGAAGTCGAGTTTGGCGAGAATATTTGGAGGAGTTGAAGACAGTAACGACTGCGAGGAAACGG GAAACACATACGACAGATCCCTTGTGGTTGATGATGAGGAGACCTCAATCCTTCTCTATGACATATGGGAACAG GACAACAGCCAGTGGCTGAAGGATCAGTGCATGCGTATGGGAGACGCCTATATCATCGTGTACTCGGTGACAGACAAGTCCAGCTTTGAGAAAGCTTCAGAGCTACGAATCCAGCTGCGCAGAGCTCGGCAGTCGGAAAACATCCCGATCATCCTGGTGGGAAACAAGAGTGACTTGGTGCGGTCCCGAGAAGTTTCTGTTGATG AGGGCAGTGCCTGTGCTGTTGTTTTTGACTGCAAGTTCATTGAAACCTCAGCCTCCCTACATCACAATGTGCACGACCTCTTCGAGGGGATCGTCCGGCAAATTCGCCTGCGCAAGGACAGCAAGGAGGAAAATGCCCGCCGGATGGCCAACTGCAAGCGCCGCGAGAGCATCAGCAAAAAGGCCAAACGTTTCCTGGGCCGTATGGTGGCCCGGAAGAACAAGAAGATGGCCTTCAGACAGAAGTCCAAGTCCTGTCACGACCTGTCAGTGCTATGA
- the LOC113051586 gene encoding GTP-binding protein RAD isoform X1 encodes MFGVMTLNKGDKLRNMDKRRGSMPFPLHLQNLHRRSMPVDDRELRSMPEAQPTELASLMRFSPEEEHRSSCVSDSSDSVISSGSDSDGQVYKVVLLGEHGVGKSSLARIFGGVEDSNDCEETGNTYDRSLVVDDEETSILLYDIWEQDNSQWLKDQCMRMGDAYIIVYSVTDKSSFEKASELRIQLRRARQSENIPIILVGNKSDLVRSREVSVDEGSACAVVFDCKFIETSASLHHNVHDLFEGIVRQIRLRKDSKEENARRMANCKRRESISKKAKRFLGRMVARKNKKMAFRQKSKSCHDLSVL; translated from the exons AT GTTTGGAGTCATGACCTTAAACAAAGGAGACAAGTTGAGGAACATGGACAAGAGGAGAGGTAGCATGCCGTTTCCCCTCCACCTGCAGAACCTGCACAGAAGGAGCATGCCCGTGGACGACCGAGAGCTGCGCTCGATGCCCGAGGCTCAGCCCACCGAGCTGGCCAGCCTCATGCGCTTCAGTCCCGAAGAGGAGCACAGGAGCAGCTGCGTGTCCGACTCCTCCGACTCCGTCATCTCGTCCGGCAGCGACTCAGACGGACAGGTCTACAAGGTGGTGCTCCTGGGCGAGCACGGCGTCGGGAAGTCGAGTTTGGCGAGAATATTTGGAGGAGTTGAAGACAGTAACGACTGCGAGGAAACGG GAAACACATACGACAGATCCCTTGTGGTTGATGATGAGGAGACCTCAATCCTTCTCTATGACATATGGGAACAG GACAACAGCCAGTGGCTGAAGGATCAGTGCATGCGTATGGGAGACGCCTATATCATCGTGTACTCGGTGACAGACAAGTCCAGCTTTGAGAAAGCTTCAGAGCTACGAATCCAGCTGCGCAGAGCTCGGCAGTCGGAAAACATCCCGATCATCCTGGTGGGAAACAAGAGTGACTTGGTGCGGTCCCGAGAAGTTTCTGTTGATG AGGGCAGTGCCTGTGCTGTTGTTTTTGACTGCAAGTTCATTGAAACCTCAGCCTCCCTACATCACAATGTGCACGACCTCTTCGAGGGGATCGTCCGGCAAATTCGCCTGCGCAAGGACAGCAAGGAGGAAAATGCCCGCCGGATGGCCAACTGCAAGCGCCGCGAGAGCATCAGCAAAAAGGCCAAACGTTTCCTGGGCCGTATGGTGGCCCGGAAGAACAAGAAGATGGCCTTCAGACAGAAGTCCAAGTCCTGTCACGACCTGTCAGTGCTATGA